A window of Corallococcus macrosporus DSM 14697 contains these coding sequences:
- a CDS encoding trypsin-like serine peptidase gives MRVNLSGLLLAGMLLAGGGAMAEESAVCEGRTSQPPLQRDAQGRVKVGEDVVSSFKSRQPAARPEGVRAKAELSWTDRISSPGATYIAPHFSQFALAPGDYVIVRAPDGSREYRYEGFGKGDGKAPLREGFWSGHISGDVAIVELWSVGGRAKSGYAIDRFARGFANLAALGDEDKDNKALCGTDDSRNARCYQGADPRQYKHSRAVARLLINGSGACTGWLVGNQGHVMTNEHCIANATDAANTDFEFMAEGASCSSTCNFGLACPGTVVATTSTLIAVDAPRDYALVRLPTNPTATYGYLQLRNATAVVDERIYIPQHPAAWGKYIARNSTHVSDASGFAEVFALNRPACSPGGPLDIGYYADTQGGSSGSPVIANSDHRVVALHHCANCPNRGVPITSIISHLGSLLPQCALRSAACPDPYDVWMRDTWSDTGLEPDAATAGQDMWASPYIWIRRNPDGVANPHVHQNPELGATNYVYVKLHGGPRPGASGRLKLYYANASTGLDWDSDWTQFGDLPINGFPADTHIAMVPWSGLPGEGHYCLVARWESAFDPMSFLEGTDIGTNVRQNNNIIWRNVNIVDLESGSSEIHFIVRNVHRNVRALSLAVRVPEAELGRPFPVKAGRVLVRLPEALFKGWLEAGGRAEGLEMVNQEGTFEVTSPEGGVFHGLPLAFREEHQVRVRFERSADATEEPYRLEFVQFDQDAPDRESLGGIGYDIYAFGEPKPKQ, from the coding sequence GTGAGAGTCAATCTGAGCGGCCTGCTGCTGGCCGGAATGCTGCTGGCCGGCGGCGGTGCCATGGCGGAAGAGAGCGCGGTCTGCGAGGGCCGTACATCACAACCTCCCCTGCAGCGGGACGCGCAGGGGCGCGTGAAGGTTGGCGAGGACGTCGTCTCCAGCTTCAAGTCGCGCCAACCCGCGGCGCGGCCGGAGGGCGTCCGCGCCAAGGCGGAGCTGTCCTGGACGGACCGCATCAGCAGCCCGGGCGCCACGTACATCGCGCCGCACTTCAGCCAGTTCGCGCTGGCGCCGGGGGATTACGTCATCGTCCGCGCGCCGGACGGCTCGCGCGAGTACCGCTACGAGGGCTTCGGCAAGGGCGACGGCAAGGCGCCCCTGCGGGAGGGCTTCTGGAGCGGCCACATCTCCGGCGACGTCGCCATCGTCGAGCTGTGGAGCGTGGGCGGCCGCGCGAAGTCCGGCTACGCCATCGACCGGTTCGCGCGCGGCTTCGCCAACCTGGCGGCGCTGGGCGACGAGGACAAGGACAACAAGGCCCTCTGCGGCACGGACGACTCGCGCAACGCGCGCTGCTACCAGGGGGCGGACCCGCGCCAGTACAAGCACTCGCGCGCGGTGGCCCGCCTGCTCATCAACGGCAGCGGGGCGTGCACCGGCTGGCTCGTGGGCAACCAGGGCCACGTGATGACCAACGAGCACTGCATCGCCAACGCGACTGACGCGGCCAACACCGACTTCGAGTTCATGGCGGAGGGCGCCTCCTGTTCCTCCACGTGCAACTTCGGGCTCGCCTGTCCGGGCACGGTGGTGGCCACGACCTCCACGCTCATCGCCGTGGACGCGCCGCGCGACTACGCCCTGGTGCGCCTGCCCACCAACCCCACGGCCACGTACGGCTACCTCCAGCTCCGCAACGCCACCGCGGTGGTGGACGAGCGCATCTACATTCCCCAGCACCCCGCCGCGTGGGGCAAGTACATCGCGCGCAACTCCACGCACGTGTCGGACGCCTCGGGCTTCGCGGAGGTCTTCGCCCTCAACCGCCCCGCGTGCTCGCCGGGCGGCCCGCTGGACATCGGCTACTACGCGGACACGCAGGGGGGCTCGTCGGGCTCGCCGGTCATCGCGAACTCGGACCACCGCGTCGTCGCGCTGCACCACTGCGCCAACTGCCCCAACCGCGGCGTGCCCATCACCTCCATCATCAGCCACCTGGGCTCGCTGCTCCCGCAGTGCGCGCTGCGCAGCGCCGCCTGCCCGGACCCGTATGACGTCTGGATGCGCGACACCTGGTCCGACACCGGCCTGGAGCCGGACGCGGCCACCGCGGGCCAGGACATGTGGGCCAGCCCCTACATCTGGATTCGCCGCAACCCGGACGGCGTCGCCAACCCGCACGTCCACCAGAACCCGGAGCTGGGCGCCACGAACTACGTCTATGTGAAGCTGCACGGCGGGCCGCGCCCGGGCGCCTCCGGACGGCTCAAGCTGTACTACGCGAACGCGTCCACCGGCCTGGACTGGGACTCGGACTGGACGCAGTTCGGTGACCTCCCCATCAACGGCTTCCCCGCGGACACGCACATCGCCATGGTCCCCTGGAGCGGCCTGCCGGGCGAAGGGCACTACTGCCTGGTGGCGCGCTGGGAGTCCGCGTTCGACCCGATGTCCTTCCTGGAGGGGACGGACATCGGCACCAACGTCCGCCAGAACAACAACATCATCTGGCGCAACGTGAACATCGTGGACCTGGAGTCGGGCTCGTCGGAGATTCACTTCATCGTCCGCAACGTGCACCGGAACGTCCGGGCGTTGAGCCTGGCCGTGCGCGTGCCGGAGGCGGAGCTTGGCCGGCCCTTCCCGGTGAAGGCGGGCCGCGTGCTGGTGCGGCTGCCGGAGGCACTGTTCAAGGGCTGGCTGGAGGCCGGTGGCAGGGCCGAGGGCCTGGAGATGGTGAACCAGGAGGGCACCTTCGAGGTCACCTCGCCCGAAGGCGGGGTGTTCCACGGCCTGCCGCTGGCGTTCCGCGAGGAGCACCAGGTGCGGGTGCGCTTCGAGCGCTCGGCGGACGCCACCGAGGAGCCCTACCGCCTGGAGTTCGTGCAGTTCGACCAGGACGCGCCGGACCGTGAGAGCCTGGGCGGCATCGGCTACGACATCTACGCCTTCGGCGAGCCGAAGCCGAAGCAGTAG
- a CDS encoding response regulator, translating into MGWAVGVCNAARVLAAGRRAGARVAKAGGHEQLADLNVPAVNSIQALSDLLQEERERVARLWAKRLRAETYDVEVPGRDLRAPLRRLLDELARLLRDRPEDAVRLWPEVVRPHGAFRYSQNFDPEDLSREFKSLEEVMLHVYARRNGGFIEPEVAELMAELVWEADAAAQASYARILKTEEVRFREAAVMESVLNQVDVGIMLAEVDGTVSFATPPVSRLMGVPMRAVVGARAASTITPVLTQVNARHLTGEPFKLADMPFLRALKEKGPVRGVMMVVERPGGDTATLELSATPVWEEEGELAGAIQTFTDRTEAVNKTKALQSAHGELRRLQGRLLQRTRQQALGQLASGAAHALNNFLNVLRLRITLLQREFKPEHLEALDKTVQQIGELVARLQEFNIQRTQEQPTDVPVDQTVREALELARGELEQREHPVYVDLDLGGSGNVRADTGFFRELVVNLLLVARDRMEAGGRLHVSTRADGAAWLTLRIEDEGTPYAPDELARLFDPLRRDAGAPQLSLFLAVARAQVERWGGELTAEVPPSGSGTAFVVRLPRAHDGVTATAPRPEPARAEVMRPAGPRRFQQTRRVLVVDDDLDNARMMAEVLGEEGYEVQVAHSPAVALGMWDRRRYDAALLDAVMPEMSGWELARELRKKSPQALLAIVTGMDVRGQNRSNLALVDAVFRKPIDVGALDDFLGQADTDMPDNGPNPSGAAPPA; encoded by the coding sequence GTGGGCTGGGCAGTGGGCGTTTGCAATGCGGCACGGGTGCTGGCGGCAGGCAGGCGGGCGGGCGCCCGGGTGGCCAAGGCGGGCGGGCATGAACAGCTTGCTGACTTGAACGTGCCCGCCGTGAATTCCATCCAGGCCCTGTCCGACCTCCTCCAGGAGGAGCGCGAGCGCGTGGCGCGCCTGTGGGCCAAGCGCCTGCGCGCGGAGACCTATGACGTGGAGGTCCCCGGGAGGGACTTGCGCGCTCCGTTGCGCCGGCTGCTGGACGAGCTGGCCCGCCTGCTCAGGGACCGGCCGGAGGACGCCGTCCGGCTCTGGCCGGAGGTGGTCCGCCCGCACGGCGCCTTCCGCTACAGCCAGAACTTCGACCCCGAGGACCTGTCACGCGAGTTCAAGTCCCTGGAAGAGGTGATGCTGCACGTCTACGCGCGGCGCAACGGCGGCTTCATCGAGCCCGAGGTCGCCGAGCTCATGGCGGAGCTGGTGTGGGAGGCGGACGCCGCGGCCCAGGCGTCCTACGCGCGCATCCTGAAGACGGAGGAGGTGCGCTTCCGCGAAGCGGCGGTGATGGAGTCGGTGCTCAACCAGGTGGACGTGGGCATCATGCTGGCGGAGGTGGACGGCACCGTCTCCTTCGCCACGCCGCCGGTGAGCCGGCTCATGGGCGTGCCCATGCGCGCGGTGGTGGGCGCCCGGGCGGCGAGCACCATCACCCCCGTGCTGACGCAGGTGAACGCGCGCCACCTCACGGGCGAGCCCTTCAAGCTGGCCGACATGCCCTTCCTCCGCGCCCTCAAGGAGAAGGGCCCGGTGCGCGGGGTGATGATGGTGGTGGAGCGCCCCGGCGGGGACACCGCCACGCTGGAGCTGAGCGCCACGCCCGTCTGGGAAGAGGAGGGCGAGCTGGCCGGCGCCATCCAGACCTTCACCGACCGCACGGAGGCGGTGAACAAGACGAAGGCGCTCCAGAGCGCGCACGGGGAGCTGCGCCGGCTGCAGGGGCGGCTCTTGCAGCGCACCCGCCAGCAGGCGCTGGGGCAGCTCGCCAGCGGCGCGGCGCACGCGCTCAACAACTTCCTCAACGTGCTGCGGCTGCGCATCACCCTGCTGCAGCGCGAGTTCAAGCCCGAGCACCTGGAGGCGCTCGACAAGACGGTGCAGCAGATTGGCGAGCTGGTGGCCCGGCTCCAGGAGTTCAACATCCAGCGCACCCAGGAGCAGCCCACCGACGTGCCGGTGGACCAGACGGTGCGCGAGGCGCTGGAGCTGGCGCGAGGCGAGCTGGAGCAGCGCGAGCACCCCGTGTACGTGGACCTGGACCTGGGCGGGTCCGGCAACGTGCGCGCGGACACGGGCTTCTTCCGCGAGCTGGTGGTGAACCTGCTGCTCGTCGCCAGAGACCGGATGGAGGCCGGAGGCCGGCTGCACGTCTCCACGCGCGCGGATGGGGCTGCGTGGCTGACGCTGCGCATCGAGGACGAGGGCACGCCCTACGCGCCCGATGAGCTGGCGCGGCTGTTCGACCCGCTGCGCAGGGACGCGGGCGCGCCGCAGCTCTCCCTGTTCCTGGCGGTGGCGCGGGCGCAGGTGGAGCGCTGGGGCGGCGAGCTGACGGCGGAGGTGCCGCCCTCCGGTTCGGGCACGGCCTTCGTGGTGCGGCTGCCCCGCGCGCATGACGGCGTCACGGCCACCGCGCCTCGTCCGGAGCCGGCGCGCGCGGAGGTGATGCGGCCGGCGGGGCCCCGGCGCTTCCAGCAGACGCGCCGGGTGCTGGTGGTGGACGACGACCTCGACAACGCGCGGATGATGGCGGAGGTGCTGGGCGAGGAGGGCTACGAGGTGCAGGTGGCCCACAGCCCGGCGGTGGCGCTGGGGATGTGGGACCGCCGCCGCTACGACGCCGCGCTGCTGGACGCGGTGATGCCGGAGATGAGCGGCTGGGAGCTGGCCCGCGAGCTGCGCAAGAAGTCTCCGCAGGCGCTGCTGGCCATCGTCACCGGCATGGACGTGCGGGGGCAGAACCGCTCCAACCTGGCGCTGGTGGACGCCGTGTTCCGCAAGCCCATCGACGTGGGCGCCCTGGACGACTTCCTGGGGCAGGCGGATACCGATATGCCCGACAATGGTCCGAACCCCTCGGGGGCCGCGCCGCCCGCCTGA
- a CDS encoding DUF2270 domain-containing protein, whose protein sequence is MAVRERDKNDVLESPWLSQQAMAQLFRGELSRSDTWRTRLDTTTNWALTTTAAVISFGFASTQSSHVTFLVGIWMVVSFLLIEARRYRYYDLWNRRVRLLEDGWWAPMLRREPVDPDALRELALELERPQIQLSLFSAISTRLNRAYGPILMVLMMTWFVKVYSHPKPPVDLDEFLARARVAWIPGEAVTAILLMLTLTASYLFLSSFFIRAPLGELRTRPRGRRAALWESFYRPYAIHTRRRPTRRPRPSASSEH, encoded by the coding sequence ATGGCCGTGCGCGAACGCGACAAGAACGATGTGCTGGAATCGCCTTGGCTGTCCCAGCAGGCGATGGCGCAGCTTTTCCGGGGGGAGCTGAGCCGCTCCGACACCTGGCGCACGCGCCTGGACACCACCACCAACTGGGCGCTCACGACGACGGCGGCGGTCATCTCCTTCGGCTTCGCCTCCACGCAGAGCTCCCACGTCACCTTCCTCGTGGGCATCTGGATGGTGGTGTCCTTCCTCCTCATCGAGGCGCGGCGGTACCGCTACTACGACTTGTGGAACCGCCGGGTGCGCCTGCTGGAGGACGGGTGGTGGGCGCCCATGCTCCGCCGCGAGCCCGTGGACCCGGACGCCCTGCGCGAGCTGGCCCTGGAGCTGGAGCGGCCGCAAATCCAGCTATCCCTCTTCTCCGCCATCTCCACCCGGCTCAACCGCGCCTACGGGCCCATCCTGATGGTCCTGATGATGACGTGGTTCGTGAAGGTCTACAGCCACCCGAAGCCGCCGGTGGACCTGGACGAGTTCCTGGCGAGGGCCCGGGTGGCCTGGATTCCCGGCGAGGCGGTGACGGCCATCCTGCTGATGCTCACCCTGACGGCGTCCTACCTGTTCCTGTCGTCCTTCTTCATCCGGGCGCCCCTGGGCGAGCTGCGGACCCGGCCCCGGGGCCGCCGGGCGGCCCTGTGGGAGTCCTTCTACCGGCCCTACGCCATCCACACCCGGCGCAGGCCCACCCGGCGCCCGCGTCCGTCCGCCTCGTCCGAGCACTGA
- a CDS encoding isocitrate dehydrogenase (NAD(+)) — MANTRTVTIINGDGIGPEVMAATVRVLEALKVPLDFEYKDAGTEVVAKYGTNLPHETVEAVLRSGIALKGPTGTVVGGGLPSANVGLRKRLDLYSSLRPVKSVPNVKTRYENVDLVVVRENTESLYAGLEHIIVPGVVESLKIITEKASTRIARFAFEHARKHGRKKVTAVHKANIMKLSDGLFLDCCRKVGREFPEITYEEVIIDNLCMQLVKDPTRFDVLVAENFYGDVLSDLCAGLVGGLGVVPGANIGERTAVFEAVHGTAPDIAGKGIANPTALMMSAVMMLDYLEHTEAARRMESAIWKVYSSGEVRTGDIGGKATTREFTDAIIAAL, encoded by the coding sequence ATGGCGAACACCCGCACTGTCACGATCATCAATGGCGATGGCATTGGCCCCGAAGTGATGGCGGCCACCGTGCGCGTCCTCGAGGCGCTCAAGGTCCCGCTCGATTTCGAGTACAAGGACGCAGGCACGGAGGTGGTGGCCAAGTACGGCACCAACCTGCCGCACGAGACGGTGGAGGCGGTGCTGCGCAGTGGCATCGCGCTCAAGGGCCCCACGGGCACGGTGGTGGGCGGCGGCCTCCCTTCGGCCAACGTGGGCCTGCGCAAGCGGCTGGACCTGTACTCGTCGCTGCGGCCCGTGAAGAGCGTGCCGAACGTGAAGACGCGCTACGAGAACGTGGACCTCGTCGTGGTGCGTGAGAACACGGAGAGCCTCTACGCTGGCCTGGAGCACATCATCGTCCCGGGCGTGGTGGAGTCGCTGAAGATCATCACCGAGAAGGCGTCGACGCGGATTGCCCGCTTCGCCTTCGAGCACGCCCGCAAGCATGGCCGCAAGAAGGTCACGGCCGTGCACAAGGCGAACATCATGAAGCTGTCGGACGGCCTCTTCCTGGACTGCTGCCGCAAGGTGGGCCGTGAGTTCCCGGAGATCACCTACGAGGAGGTCATCATCGACAACCTCTGCATGCAGCTCGTGAAGGACCCGACCCGCTTCGACGTGCTGGTGGCGGAGAACTTCTACGGCGACGTGCTGAGCGACCTGTGCGCGGGCCTCGTCGGCGGCCTGGGCGTGGTGCCGGGCGCCAACATCGGCGAGCGCACCGCCGTCTTCGAGGCCGTGCACGGCACCGCCCCGGACATCGCGGGCAAGGGCATCGCGAACCCCACCGCGCTGATGATGTCCGCGGTGATGATGCTGGACTACCTGGAGCACACCGAGGCGGCGCGTCGCATGGAGAGCGCCATCTGGAAGGTGTACAGCTCCGGCGAGGTCCGCACCGGCGACATCGGCGGCAAGGCCACGACGCGCGAGTTCACCGACGCCATCATCGCGGCGCTGTAG
- a CDS encoding DUF2019 domain-containing protein, which produces MTLSQLVEEFAENVAAQKEAIWRGDAKTGNKHANRYIAAFKKLRAHGDSGRDALAQLFTHPRMDVRTAAATYLLRYRTVEAKAVLEEAAKGEGLIPFEAQEALKRWAEGAWSLDPE; this is translated from the coding sequence ATGACGCTCTCGCAGTTGGTCGAAGAGTTCGCGGAGAATGTTGCTGCACAGAAGGAAGCCATCTGGCGCGGTGATGCGAAGACCGGGAACAAGCATGCGAATCGGTACATCGCCGCGTTCAAGAAGCTGCGTGCTCACGGAGATTCAGGGCGGGACGCGCTGGCCCAGTTGTTCACGCACCCACGGATGGATGTGCGCACCGCTGCTGCGACCTACCTGCTTCGGTACAGAACCGTAGAAGCCAAGGCCGTGCTCGAAGAAGCCGCGAAGGGCGAAGGGCTCATCCCCTTTGAGGCCCAGGAGGCGTTGAAGCGCTGGGCAGAAGGCGCCTGGAGCCTCGATCCGGAGTAG
- a CDS encoding DUF6444 domain-containing protein — protein MAGPDAKDVRIAQLEAAVAERDTLIEQLRAEFAALRAEVAELKSRLNANSTNSSKPPSSDGPGVKRKAREGKGRKRGGQPGHKGTQRELLPTETCNKVVPVTPGPCAGCSGPVRVKPGASPGLRHQVWEVPEVAEYQLHAGCCGGCGQWHVAKLPAGVPRRCNRTNSCSRSISTLRLLTPLPFPREASVACRRDARRTGLAEPVRTGLAELTPTGFAELRRTCYAELAS, from the coding sequence GTGGCAGGCCCCGACGCCAAGGATGTACGCATCGCGCAGTTGGAGGCGGCGGTCGCCGAGCGCGACACGCTCATCGAGCAGTTGCGTGCGGAGTTCGCCGCGCTGCGAGCTGAAGTCGCGGAGCTGAAGTCGCGGCTGAATGCCAACAGCACCAACAGCAGCAAGCCGCCCAGCAGCGACGGCCCCGGAGTGAAGCGCAAGGCGCGCGAGGGCAAGGGGCGCAAGCGAGGCGGGCAGCCCGGGCATAAGGGGACGCAGCGAGAGCTGCTGCCCACCGAGACATGCAACAAGGTGGTACCGGTGACGCCGGGCCCCTGCGCTGGGTGCAGTGGCCCGGTGCGTGTGAAACCGGGCGCCTCGCCGGGGCTGCGGCACCAGGTGTGGGAGGTGCCGGAGGTGGCGGAGTACCAGTTGCACGCTGGGTGCTGCGGCGGGTGTGGGCAGTGGCACGTGGCGAAGCTGCCCGCGGGCGTGCCCAGGCGGTGCAACCGCACCAATTCCTGCAGCCGGTCCATCTCCACTCTCCGGTTACTCACGCCACTTCCCTTTCCAAGGGAAGCCAGCGTGGCCTGTCGGCGGGACGCCCGGAGGACCGGTTTGGCCGAACCGGTGCGGACCGGTTTGGCCGAACTCACCCCGACCGGGTTCGCCGAACTCCGGAGGACCTGTTACGCCGAGCTAGCGAGCTAG
- a CDS encoding DUF2380 domain-containing protein — MREATLDAIGEVKRSLEGMEAARARLASRPSSLGERGLDGVFTRYLDHCSKQLTWLRGTLESATALAGVASEVGDSGMELGLLQMTGPRLQAAMFGTLLLATWVDFLQLADALLRDCPMCGSEKLFADLHRVQGKLTPTLEEFASEDSQRIEAATTAMPALMGELTHEFDTIRREARSAMEVGGKVVAAAQVMELLALISTLKMSLPRPPPSAPATLGVGLVMSSGGVMAGSRLVVSAEWVEMMRRLVQAGVLSLPAVSAAVRIHGGQVMMAQANQDLPEGVREALGDSPEVRGMKVTGKAGAGMADAPKHHVLPKEHREWFERRGFKGDMGIDNFCVRLEQAHHEAIHGGGNWRLGRTWPGAWNRMIMEALREAEIEAGRMLTRNEILKEVAKRMRDYRIPMNFVTGRRR, encoded by the coding sequence GTGCGTGAGGCAACCCTCGACGCCATTGGCGAGGTGAAGCGCTCCCTGGAGGGAATGGAAGCCGCGCGCGCTCGACTTGCGTCACGTCCGTCCTCTCTTGGGGAACGTGGACTCGACGGTGTCTTCACGCGCTATCTCGACCACTGCTCCAAGCAACTGACGTGGCTCCGAGGGACGCTGGAGAGCGCCACCGCGCTGGCGGGCGTGGCGTCAGAGGTGGGGGATTCAGGAATGGAGCTGGGCCTCCTCCAGATGACGGGGCCCCGGCTCCAGGCCGCGATGTTCGGAACCCTGCTGCTGGCCACCTGGGTGGACTTCCTCCAACTCGCGGATGCCCTGCTCCGCGACTGCCCCATGTGCGGCTCCGAGAAGCTGTTCGCGGACCTGCATCGAGTTCAAGGCAAGCTGACTCCGACGCTGGAGGAATTCGCCTCGGAGGACTCGCAGCGTATCGAGGCGGCGACGACCGCGATGCCCGCGCTGATGGGGGAGTTGACCCACGAGTTCGACACGATTCGTCGGGAGGCGCGCTCGGCCATGGAGGTGGGCGGCAAGGTTGTGGCGGCGGCACAGGTGATGGAGCTGCTCGCCCTGATTTCCACGCTGAAGATGTCGCTCCCCCGGCCACCCCCATCAGCCCCCGCGACACTTGGCGTGGGGCTCGTCATGAGTTCGGGGGGCGTCATGGCGGGCTCGCGGCTCGTCGTCTCGGCTGAGTGGGTGGAGATGATGCGAAGGCTGGTGCAGGCGGGCGTCCTTTCCCTCCCAGCCGTCAGCGCCGCAGTCCGCATCCACGGTGGGCAGGTGATGATGGCCCAGGCAAATCAGGACTTGCCCGAAGGCGTGCGCGAGGCGCTGGGGGACAGCCCCGAAGTGCGCGGCATGAAGGTGACGGGCAAGGCCGGTGCGGGCATGGCCGACGCACCGAAGCACCACGTCCTGCCGAAAGAGCACCGGGAGTGGTTCGAGCGGCGTGGCTTCAAGGGCGACATGGGCATCGACAACTTCTGCGTCCGTCTGGAGCAGGCCCACCACGAGGCGATTCACGGAGGGGGAAACTGGAGGCTGGGACGTACATGGCCCGGTGCGTGGAACCGGATGATCATGGAGGCATTGCGCGAGGCTGAGATTGAAGCTGGGCGCATGTTGACGCGGAATGAAATCTTGAAGGAGGTTGCGAAGCGAATGCGGGACTACAGAATCCCAATGAACTTCGTCACTGGGAGAAGGCGATGA
- a CDS encoding NUDIX hydrolase, translating to MNGGAAWQGNIKARLYERVRERGYDSLTAFAEARPAVPLYVLADELGNDVAAVQVLSGLLYEAERHKRVTRFVRDVLVRELSERFPDGWPDTLDDATRGEVALALGAWTAYTPETHKERVRQARAVLRATPPLAGWRPLGPDDELLRTLLPDEEA from the coding sequence ATGAACGGCGGAGCTGCTTGGCAGGGCAACATCAAGGCACGCCTGTACGAGCGCGTCCGCGAGCGAGGTTACGATTCACTGACCGCCTTTGCCGAAGCACGCCCTGCCGTTCCGCTGTACGTCCTGGCCGACGAACTGGGCAACGACGTTGCTGCGGTGCAGGTGTTGAGCGGTCTGCTGTATGAGGCGGAGCGGCACAAGCGGGTCACGCGCTTCGTTCGTGACGTGCTCGTGCGCGAGTTGTCCGAGAGGTTTCCGGACGGCTGGCCAGACACGCTGGACGACGCGACCCGTGGAGAGGTGGCGTTGGCACTCGGCGCGTGGACCGCCTACACCCCAGAAACGCACAAGGAGCGAGTCCGGCAGGCCCGAGCGGTGCTTCGTGCGACCCCGCCCCTCGCTGGATGGCGCCCGCTCGGACCTGACGACGAGCTTCTCCGGACACTCCTTCCCGACGAAGAAGCGTAA
- a CDS encoding translation initiation factor → MGKRDKKGEPPAAPAAPFNNPFAALSAQREALPQAPAAPVAPPPVKAEPKGPARAVVRMERKGRGGKEVTVVEHLELPAAQREVWLKALKNSLGCGGVVEDDTLVLQGDQRERLPALLEARGVRKVTVG, encoded by the coding sequence ATGGGCAAGCGCGACAAGAAGGGTGAGCCGCCAGCGGCACCGGCGGCTCCGTTCAACAATCCGTTCGCCGCGCTCTCGGCGCAGCGGGAGGCCTTGCCCCAGGCTCCCGCCGCGCCCGTGGCCCCGCCGCCCGTGAAGGCCGAGCCCAAGGGCCCCGCGCGCGCGGTGGTGCGCATGGAGCGCAAGGGGCGGGGTGGCAAGGAAGTCACGGTGGTGGAGCACCTGGAGTTGCCCGCGGCACAGCGCGAGGTGTGGCTCAAGGCGCTGAAGAACTCGCTCGGCTGTGGTGGCGTGGTGGAGGACGACACGCTGGTGCTCCAGGGCGACCAGCGTGAGCGGCTCCCCGCGTTGCTGGAGGCCCGGGGCGTGCGGAAGGTCACAGTCGGCTGA
- a CDS encoding thioredoxin domain-containing protein yields MSPKSSPSPTPVATRGALALLVLGLAESGLSIFQWMQLLTLRGGGSTVCGVSDTVNCETVWNSPFASRVHELVGLPVAALGLVWGLAAVGLSALFLAWARSGRPVRPAANGLRLVAAAGLVSVVVFAVASAQSGALCPTCLATYALVVVFAGVAWKGLPGPLLPGAGEWGDTLKWTVGVTAAVFLATLLPGRATPKASEASGVALLPPAPPVASTPMPGVTPRTPPPPPASLEEFLRSLPPQHQQFIADSLAAYRSETPQPAAAPARHRYGPVDAPVKIVEWTDSKCPHCKMLVEELSALKKRVPEGKLSLEARQFPLDGACNPAIPRRGPDAPSVRCVAARAQICLEGAPDYWELREKMFAAQAVLDTERAVEIASSGSVPRSQLEVCMNSPATTAKIQEDSRYAMRHHIQGTPLVLVNGREVMPSAPFIYALVMADGNPSAPGFDVLPPPRPRPVGGHDDHAGHNH; encoded by the coding sequence ATGAGCCCCAAGTCTTCCCCCTCGCCCACTCCCGTGGCGACTCGCGGCGCGCTGGCGCTGCTGGTCCTGGGCCTCGCGGAGAGTGGCCTGTCCATCTTCCAGTGGATGCAGCTGCTCACCCTGCGCGGTGGCGGCTCCACCGTGTGCGGCGTCTCCGACACGGTGAACTGCGAGACGGTGTGGAACTCCCCCTTCGCCAGCCGCGTGCATGAGCTGGTGGGGCTGCCCGTGGCGGCGCTGGGCCTGGTGTGGGGCCTGGCCGCGGTGGGCCTGTCCGCGCTGTTCCTGGCGTGGGCGCGGTCGGGCAGGCCGGTGCGCCCGGCGGCCAACGGGCTGCGGCTGGTGGCCGCCGCGGGCCTCGTCTCCGTGGTCGTCTTCGCGGTGGCGAGCGCGCAGTCGGGCGCGCTGTGCCCCACGTGCCTCGCGACCTATGCGCTGGTGGTGGTGTTCGCCGGTGTGGCCTGGAAGGGCCTGCCCGGGCCGCTGCTGCCTGGCGCGGGCGAGTGGGGTGACACGCTGAAGTGGACGGTGGGCGTCACGGCCGCGGTCTTCCTGGCGACGCTGCTGCCGGGCCGGGCCACGCCCAAGGCGTCGGAGGCGTCCGGGGTCGCGCTGCTGCCGCCCGCGCCGCCGGTGGCGAGCACGCCGATGCCGGGCGTGACGCCTCGGACGCCGCCGCCTCCTCCCGCGTCACTGGAGGAGTTCCTTCGCTCGCTGCCCCCGCAGCATCAGCAGTTCATCGCGGATTCGCTGGCCGCGTACCGCAGTGAGACGCCGCAGCCCGCCGCGGCCCCCGCGCGGCACCGCTACGGGCCCGTGGATGCGCCGGTGAAGATTGTCGAGTGGACGGACAGCAAGTGCCCCCACTGCAAGATGCTGGTGGAGGAGCTGTCCGCGCTGAAGAAGCGTGTCCCTGAAGGGAAGCTGTCGCTGGAGGCGCGCCAGTTCCCGCTGGACGGCGCATGCAACCCGGCGATTCCGCGCCGCGGTCCGGATGCCCCCAGCGTGCGCTGCGTGGCTGCCCGCGCTCAGATTTGCCTGGAGGGCGCGCCGGACTACTGGGAGCTGCGGGAGAAGATGTTCGCCGCGCAGGCCGTGCTGGACACGGAGCGGGCGGTGGAGATTGCGTCGTCGGGCTCGGTGCCGCGCTCGCAGTTGGAGGTGTGCATGAACAGCCCGGCCACGACGGCGAAGATTCAGGAGGACTCTCGCTATGCCATGCGCCACCACATCCAGGGGACGCCGCTGGTGTTGGTGAATGGCCGCGAGGTGATGCCCTCCGCGCCGTTCATCTACGCGCTGGTGATGGCGGACGGGAACCCGAGCGCCCCTGGCTTCGACGTGCTGCCGCCGCCGCGCCCGCGTCCGGTGGGGGGGCACGACGACCACGCGGGTCACAACCACTGA